One segment of Solanum lycopersicum chromosome 1, SLM_r2.1 DNA contains the following:
- the LOC104645926 gene encoding uncharacterized protein translates to MVFEGDFRQVLPVVLKSTRSEMANASLVRSYFWPLMEKIQLSTNMRAITDQTFSDFLLRIGNGQETTIKDDQIEIPKQMTIQQSGDINPEESLVREIFPEIKLNYKSAQYNRARNVSKNK, encoded by the coding sequence ATGGTATTTGAAGGTGACTTCCGACAAGTTTTGCCAGTGGTTCTAAAATCTACAAGATCTGAGATGGCAAATGCAAGTTTGGTGAGGTCGTATTTTTGGCCTTTAATGGAAAAGATACAACTTTCAACTAATATGCGAGCAATAACAGATCAAACTTTTAGTGACTTCTTGCTTCGTATTGGAAACGGACAAGAAACCACAATAAAGGACGATCAAATAGAAATTCCAAAACAAATGACTATCCAACAAAGTGGAGATATTAATCCTGAAGAATCATTGGTTCGGGAAATATTCCCAGAAATCAAACTAAATTACAAGTCGGCACAATATAACAGAGCACGCAATGTTAGCAAGAACAAATGA